From Humisphaera borealis, the proteins below share one genomic window:
- a CDS encoding glycosyl hydrolase has protein sequence MAFILAGVSAVSAQSAPQSAPPSVAVVAVGPGGYLTLPPKACKPLPEQIYKTDDLKGPMVTNQWWSSLVWQKYSQPMFAHPLVLTATAGGLTVAQHGTTLTGSAAAIMGSGAVKDGDLRLGHAAADAFPQADCAGYSDWFVTAAFASGPASLRATFGHGSPYVYCQYTGGNPKVSFAKPPKVWSGGAGDAVLGITTNGRHYGLFGATGSTWSGLDGTAFVNDARGKSYFSIAVLPDDKPQTLALFRKHAYSHVTDSRVAYRVVGGNVKAVYQFTLQPHEGTEAETIFALYPHQWKYATSPLTEMSYGSVRGQMKVGVGRSFETSIAVQGVLPMFPAEGIPDRQRMVDYLKAAAAKTPAGFGDTYWEGKRLGTVATLAGIAEVCGETALRDGFVGELKSRLENWFTATPGKEQPVFYYNGVWGTLVGSRPSYGSDKPLNDHHFHYGYFIRAAAEIARVDPAWAAKWSPMVNLLIRDIASTDRQDAMFPYLRCFDKYASHSWASGDANFADGNNQESSSESLNAWYGMILWGQATGDTAVRDAGLFLFNTERTAVEEYWFDVSGTNYPKDFPNVALGMVWGGKGAFGTWFSGDVDCIHGINWLPYTPASIYMGRYPDYVKKNHDRIIEKRKGGRDYGTGWGDLVIMFQALSDAGPAAQYIDANPNCKLEGGNSHAFMYHWIHTLNRFGQNDAAVTADHPLTNVFIKGGVRTYIAYNSGTGPLTVTFSDGKKLDVPPRQLKVAEDRK, from the coding sequence ATGGCGTTCATCTTGGCCGGCGTCTCGGCCGTGTCGGCGCAATCGGCACCGCAATCGGCACCACCGTCCGTGGCGGTCGTGGCGGTCGGTCCCGGCGGGTACCTCACGTTGCCGCCGAAGGCCTGCAAGCCGCTCCCTGAACAGATCTACAAGACCGACGACCTCAAGGGGCCGATGGTCACCAACCAGTGGTGGAGTTCGCTCGTCTGGCAGAAGTATTCGCAGCCGATGTTCGCCCACCCGCTGGTGCTGACGGCGACCGCAGGCGGACTGACCGTCGCCCAGCACGGCACGACATTGACCGGCAGTGCCGCCGCGATCATGGGCAGCGGCGCGGTGAAGGACGGTGACCTGCGCCTCGGCCACGCTGCCGCAGACGCCTTCCCGCAAGCCGATTGCGCCGGCTACTCCGACTGGTTCGTCACCGCCGCGTTCGCAAGCGGGCCGGCGTCTCTGCGGGCGACCTTCGGTCACGGCAGCCCGTACGTCTATTGCCAGTACACCGGCGGCAACCCGAAGGTCAGTTTCGCGAAGCCGCCAAAGGTCTGGTCGGGTGGCGCCGGCGATGCGGTGCTCGGCATCACCACCAACGGTCGGCACTACGGACTCTTCGGCGCGACCGGATCGACCTGGTCCGGCCTCGACGGCACCGCGTTCGTGAACGACGCCAGGGGTAAATCGTACTTTTCGATCGCCGTCCTTCCCGATGACAAGCCGCAGACGCTCGCGCTGTTCCGCAAACACGCCTACTCGCATGTGACCGACTCTCGCGTGGCGTATCGGGTCGTCGGCGGTAACGTGAAGGCGGTCTATCAGTTCACGCTTCAGCCGCACGAAGGAACCGAGGCCGAGACAATCTTTGCCCTCTACCCGCACCAGTGGAAGTACGCGACATCGCCGCTGACCGAGATGTCGTACGGATCGGTCCGCGGGCAGATGAAGGTCGGCGTCGGCCGGTCGTTCGAGACCTCGATCGCGGTGCAGGGTGTGCTGCCGATGTTCCCGGCGGAAGGTATTCCGGACCGCCAGCGAATGGTGGACTACCTCAAGGCCGCGGCGGCAAAAACACCCGCCGGTTTCGGCGACACCTATTGGGAGGGCAAACGCCTCGGCACCGTGGCCACGCTGGCGGGGATCGCCGAGGTATGCGGCGAGACGGCATTGCGCGACGGCTTCGTCGGCGAACTGAAATCCCGGCTCGAGAACTGGTTCACCGCCACGCCGGGCAAAGAACAGCCGGTCTTCTACTACAACGGCGTCTGGGGCACGCTGGTTGGCAGTCGGCCGAGCTACGGCAGCGACAAGCCGCTTAACGACCACCACTTTCACTACGGCTACTTCATCCGCGCCGCCGCCGAGATCGCCCGCGTCGATCCGGCGTGGGCGGCAAAGTGGAGCCCGATGGTGAATCTGCTGATCCGAGACATCGCCTCGACCGACCGGCAGGATGCGATGTTCCCGTACCTGCGATGCTTCGACAAATACGCCAGCCATTCCTGGGCCTCGGGCGATGCCAACTTCGCCGACGGCAACAACCAGGAGTCGTCGTCCGAGTCTTTGAACGCATGGTACGGCATGATCCTCTGGGGCCAGGCGACCGGCGACACCGCCGTTCGCGACGCGGGGCTGTTCCTCTTCAACACCGAACGGACGGCGGTGGAGGAATACTGGTTCGATGTCTCCGGCACGAACTATCCGAAGGACTTCCCCAACGTCGCGCTCGGCATGGTCTGGGGCGGCAAGGGCGCGTTCGGCACCTGGTTCTCCGGCGATGTCGACTGCATCCACGGCATCAACTGGCTGCCGTACACGCCTGCTTCCATCTACATGGGACGGTACCCGGATTACGTGAAAAAGAACCACGACCGCATCATCGAGAAGCGCAAAGGCGGGCGCGATTACGGCACCGGTTGGGGCGACCTGGTGATCATGTTCCAGGCGCTCAGTGACGCCGGACCCGCCGCGCAATACATCGATGCCAATCCCAACTGCAAACTCGAAGGCGGCAACTCGCACGCCTTCATGTACCACTGGATTCACACGCTGAACCGCTTCGGGCAGAACGACGCGGCGGTCACCGCCGATCACCCGCTGACCAACGTCTTTATCAAAGGCGGCGTTCGGACCTACATCGCGTACAACAGCGGCACCGGACCGCTAACCGTCACCTTCTCCGACGGGAAGAAGCTGGACGTCCCTCCCCGGCAACTGAAAGTCGCCGAGGATC
- a CDS encoding LamG domain-containing protein, whose product MTDPRLNVLLEKYYTGTLSEDDRAELERTLLSSAQARAAFWDKARVHSLLARWGQEQWGRQMAGEAGTPKVSEGDREVSPAVRSVASRKETAVGGPVWRSRWLPWFVATAACIGLVAFWLLRDSQDLPSPGSQLGVIAPPATQTAGVAVLVSAVDARWARGANFEIGQVLPAGTIRLESGAVQVEFYSGARLVIQGPADVQIVSDMEVFCRSGRLSGYVPVPARGFRVAATGFTLVDLGTEFGVSVPPVGVPEVHVFTGEVEVSRAGTTSPPTKLTAGKATRIEPQGLQSIAASRGSFLGENELAQMASGDVQRRKEAWQSAASAISRDPATALHLAFADQNPWERSVWNRAAGATQPASGSIVGCGWADGRWPGSRAVEFKSAGDRIRVEVPGKFTAVTFIAWIRVDALPNVYHALLAPDSLSPGTLRWGLTDKGGLRIGIARESGRPNDPNWEALNSPPVATPDRFGRWMLLATTFDGKNVRSFLDGQVVSTGEAFTPVPMSIGMAEIGNWRGESPRFLQGRLDELAILSRAMTPEEIRSIYEQGRPAGMAGE is encoded by the coding sequence ATGACCGACCCCCGCCTCAATGTCCTGCTGGAGAAGTACTACACCGGAACGCTCTCGGAAGACGACCGCGCCGAACTGGAGCGGACGCTGCTGTCGTCGGCGCAGGCCCGGGCGGCGTTCTGGGATAAGGCGCGCGTGCATTCGTTGCTCGCCCGGTGGGGACAGGAGCAATGGGGCCGACAGATGGCCGGGGAGGCGGGCACGCCCAAGGTGTCCGAGGGTGATCGCGAGGTGTCGCCGGCTGTACGATCGGTCGCATCGCGCAAGGAGACCGCTGTCGGCGGGCCGGTCTGGCGGTCGCGCTGGCTTCCATGGTTCGTCGCGACGGCGGCTTGTATCGGGCTGGTGGCGTTTTGGCTGCTGCGCGACTCGCAGGATCTGCCTTCGCCGGGCTCGCAGCTTGGGGTGATCGCCCCGCCTGCAACGCAGACCGCCGGTGTCGCCGTGCTCGTATCGGCGGTGGATGCGCGGTGGGCACGGGGCGCGAACTTCGAAATCGGGCAGGTGCTGCCGGCCGGCACGATCCGGCTCGAATCTGGTGCGGTGCAGGTCGAGTTTTACAGCGGGGCTCGACTCGTCATCCAGGGGCCGGCGGATGTTCAGATCGTCTCCGACATGGAAGTGTTCTGCCGAAGCGGTCGGCTCTCGGGCTATGTGCCGGTGCCGGCGCGGGGCTTTCGGGTCGCGGCGACCGGCTTCACGCTCGTCGATCTGGGCACTGAGTTCGGCGTGAGTGTTCCGCCGGTCGGCGTGCCGGAGGTTCATGTCTTCACCGGCGAGGTGGAAGTGAGCCGTGCTGGAACGACTTCGCCGCCGACGAAACTGACCGCAGGCAAGGCGACCCGCATCGAGCCGCAGGGTCTGCAATCGATCGCCGCCAGCCGCGGCAGCTTTCTTGGCGAAAACGAGCTGGCGCAAATGGCATCCGGCGATGTTCAGCGGCGGAAGGAAGCCTGGCAGAGCGCGGCGTCGGCGATCAGCCGAGACCCGGCGACGGCGCTGCACCTGGCGTTCGCCGATCAGAACCCCTGGGAACGATCGGTGTGGAACCGCGCCGCCGGCGCAACCCAGCCGGCCTCGGGAAGCATCGTCGGTTGCGGCTGGGCCGACGGCCGCTGGCCGGGCAGCAGGGCAGTGGAGTTCAAAAGCGCCGGCGACCGCATTCGCGTGGAGGTGCCCGGCAAGTTCACCGCCGTCACGTTCATCGCCTGGATTCGGGTTGACGCACTGCCGAACGTGTATCACGCCCTGTTGGCGCCAGACAGCCTGTCGCCGGGGACGCTACGCTGGGGGCTGACCGACAAGGGCGGCCTGCGCATCGGCATTGCCCGGGAATCGGGCAGGCCCAACGACCCCAACTGGGAAGCGCTCAACAGCCCTCCCGTGGCAACGCCAGACCGCTTCGGCCGGTGGATGCTGCTGGCGACCACCTTTGATGGCAAGAACGTTCGAAGCTTTCTCGACGGCCAGGTCGTTTCGACCGGCGAAGCGTTTACACCGGTGCCGATGTCCATCGGCATGGCGGAGATCGGCAACTGGCGAGGCGAATCGCCGCGGTTTCTGCAGGGTCGCCTGGACGAGCTGGCGATCCTGTCGCGGGCGATGACGCCCGAGGAAATCAGGAGCATCTACGAGCAGGGCCGCCCCGCCGGTATGGCCGGCGAATGA
- a CDS encoding sigma-70 family RNA polymerase sigma factor — protein sequence MGSTVGGPAVAGTGGANASIVQLLFLQHSAQVRGFIVALLPDLSQVDDVFQETFLTVTAKADVFDAQRDFLAWACGVARLKVREAGRKSPRQWRPLSDEVLEALAASEPPATGEDERLRHLADCVKALPEQSRRMIEYCYQQAHKPAEIARLMEWAVDSVYVALSRARSTLRDCVARKIAAEAGAT from the coding sequence ATGGGCTCCACCGTCGGCGGTCCTGCTGTTGCGGGTACGGGCGGGGCGAATGCTTCGATTGTACAGTTGCTGTTCCTTCAGCATTCGGCACAGGTGCGCGGCTTCATCGTCGCATTGCTCCCTGACCTGTCTCAGGTCGACGACGTGTTTCAGGAGACGTTCCTTACGGTGACGGCCAAGGCCGACGTCTTTGACGCTCAGCGGGATTTTCTTGCCTGGGCGTGTGGCGTCGCGCGATTGAAAGTGCGCGAAGCGGGGCGGAAGTCGCCGCGGCAGTGGCGGCCGTTGTCGGATGAAGTGCTGGAAGCGCTCGCCGCCAGCGAGCCCCCGGCGACGGGCGAAGACGAGCGACTGCGGCACTTGGCGGATTGTGTGAAGGCATTGCCCGAGCAAAGCCGTCGAATGATCGAGTATTGCTACCAGCAGGCCCACAAGCCGGCCGAGATCGCACGGCTGATGGAATGGGCGGTCGACTCGGTCTACGTCGCGCTGTCGCGGGCGCGTTCGACACTACGGGACTGTGTCGCCCGAAAGATCGCGGCGGAAGCGGGGGCGACATGA
- a CDS encoding tyrosine-type recombinase/integrase produces MPRVAKLGKHKGQWCTKAGNPSGVYFGRIDEVPFRDAQKLFRTYLDSLHKPKPVAATGITTAELMDQFLAWMESYRSDRTFGERKQHLSRFVHFEKGKALVADTPATAIDADDLKGFLTYIREHDFQDEKWAKRKAPLDPFTVGKYQTSIMACFAWGAGKKNPKPCLPREFYPFHGIERHKNPPAPLLETELPTKDEIAALMEHADDDLAIVKEKNKYRSRRPEEFRADHEYKGFRDLLTVYHQTGARTSELADALVGEFVKSAGQIVLGKHKRSKTQKESAARRITLSGESLAIVRKLCDVRKSDEPIFTDQKGRGWNRYTLDMRFKQVRTRAKVRDDITIYSFRHLWISEALMAGIDPATVSKMAGTSIAMIEKVYGHYRNDHFADAQKKLMDARSARSETGTAA; encoded by the coding sequence ATGCCACGGGTTGCTAAACTTGGGAAGCACAAGGGGCAATGGTGCACCAAGGCCGGTAACCCGAGCGGTGTCTACTTTGGCCGCATCGACGAGGTGCCGTTCCGCGACGCCCAGAAGCTGTTCCGAACCTACCTCGACTCCCTCCACAAGCCGAAGCCTGTCGCCGCCACCGGGATCACCACGGCGGAACTGATGGACCAGTTCCTGGCATGGATGGAGAGCTATCGCTCCGACCGAACGTTCGGCGAGCGTAAGCAGCACCTGTCCCGATTCGTCCACTTTGAAAAGGGGAAAGCGCTGGTCGCCGACACCCCGGCGACGGCCATCGACGCCGACGACCTGAAGGGTTTCCTAACGTACATCCGCGAGCACGACTTTCAGGACGAAAAGTGGGCCAAGCGAAAAGCCCCGCTCGACCCGTTCACGGTCGGAAAGTACCAGACCAGCATCATGGCCTGCTTCGCCTGGGGAGCAGGGAAGAAGAACCCGAAGCCGTGCTTGCCGAGGGAGTTTTACCCGTTCCACGGCATCGAGCGGCACAAGAACCCGCCGGCCCCGCTGCTGGAGACCGAGCTTCCGACAAAGGACGAGATCGCGGCGCTCATGGAGCACGCGGACGACGACCTCGCCATCGTGAAGGAGAAGAACAAGTACCGCAGTCGCCGACCGGAGGAGTTCCGGGCCGACCACGAGTACAAGGGCTTCCGCGACCTGCTCACCGTTTACCACCAGACCGGCGCCCGCACGTCCGAGCTGGCTGATGCTCTGGTCGGCGAGTTCGTGAAGAGCGCCGGGCAGATCGTGCTCGGCAAACACAAGCGGTCGAAGACGCAGAAAGAGTCCGCTGCCCGGCGGATCACGCTTTCCGGGGAGTCGCTCGCAATCGTGCGGAAGCTGTGCGACGTGCGGAAGTCGGACGAGCCGATCTTCACCGACCAGAAGGGGCGGGGGTGGAACCGGTACACGCTGGACATGCGGTTCAAGCAGGTTCGCACGCGTGCCAAGGTCCGGGATGACATCACGATCTACTCGTTCCGCCACCTGTGGATCTCGGAAGCATTGATGGCCGGCATCGACCCGGCCACGGTCTCCAAGATGGCGGGCACCTCGATCGCGATGATTGAGAAGGTGTACGGGCACTACCGCAACGACCACTTTGCCGACGCCCAGAAGAAGCTCATGGACGCACGATCCGCACGTAGCGAGACTGGTACGGCCGCGTAG
- a CDS encoding type IV secretory system conjugative DNA transfer family protein, translating into MFGWLRSKPAPRETTPWDPQTPLIRWDSSGNDVLTLGDSYENVLITGRTGSGKSSTSGKMIALAQLEAGFGGLVLTVKPGEAAMWREQCRQTGRLEDLRVVDFTANHRFNFLQELQSMQGDDAGLTENIVSLLMEVGQIGSRQTSASAGQGDNAFFQQACRTLLRNCIDLLILAEGEVSVSNLCRLVSALPKSMDQVRSEDWRKSSPCYRLLTKADQRAFTPRQQRDYEAVLDYVMCDFPSLADRTRSSITATFMAFADLFQRGLLHNLLSTDTTLSPREIEDGKIIVIDLPLKVTGEVGLTAQLVWKLMAQRILERRAVTSRTRPAFIHIDEAQFFASGQSDALFATTCRSARVSLILLTQSISGFVTAFGGGDMGQALTDQLLANLSTKIIHATGDTGTAEWAAELCGRDYRMLCNMSNSAGGTTDWAAMAGIGGNGQATSGLTESLQYEIEPREFAYLRTGGARNSFLADAILIRSGVPFTSTGRTWRPITLSQK; encoded by the coding sequence ATGTTCGGCTGGCTTCGATCCAAACCCGCGCCACGCGAAACGACGCCCTGGGACCCGCAAACGCCTCTGATCCGCTGGGACAGCAGCGGCAATGACGTGCTGACGCTCGGCGACTCGTACGAAAACGTCCTGATCACCGGTCGTACCGGATCGGGAAAGTCGTCCACGTCCGGCAAGATGATTGCACTGGCGCAACTGGAAGCCGGCTTCGGCGGGCTCGTGCTGACCGTCAAGCCCGGTGAAGCCGCGATGTGGCGCGAACAGTGCCGTCAGACCGGCCGGCTGGAAGACCTGCGCGTCGTCGATTTCACTGCCAACCATCGCTTCAACTTCCTGCAGGAACTTCAGTCCATGCAGGGGGACGATGCGGGCTTGACGGAAAACATCGTGTCCTTGCTCATGGAGGTGGGACAGATCGGCTCCCGGCAGACCTCCGCCAGTGCCGGCCAGGGAGACAACGCCTTCTTCCAGCAGGCCTGCCGGACGCTGCTGCGGAACTGCATCGACCTGCTGATCCTAGCCGAGGGGGAGGTCTCGGTGAGTAACCTGTGCCGGCTGGTGTCGGCGCTGCCGAAGTCGATGGACCAGGTCCGGTCCGAGGACTGGCGCAAATCCAGCCCCTGCTACCGGCTGCTGACCAAGGCCGACCAGCGGGCCTTCACCCCAAGGCAGCAACGGGACTACGAGGCCGTGCTCGACTATGTCATGTGCGATTTTCCGTCGCTCGCCGATCGGACGCGATCGTCCATCACCGCGACGTTCATGGCGTTCGCGGACCTGTTCCAGCGTGGGTTGCTCCACAACCTGCTGTCGACCGATACGACACTCTCTCCACGTGAGATCGAAGACGGCAAGATCATCGTCATCGATCTTCCATTGAAGGTGACCGGGGAGGTGGGCCTAACAGCGCAGTTGGTCTGGAAGCTAATGGCGCAGCGGATTCTTGAGCGTCGGGCGGTCACGTCGCGGACCCGCCCGGCCTTCATCCATATCGACGAAGCTCAGTTCTTCGCCTCTGGCCAGTCCGACGCTTTGTTCGCCACCACCTGCCGGTCGGCACGGGTGTCGCTGATTCTTCTCACACAGTCGATCAGCGGCTTCGTCACCGCGTTCGGCGGCGGGGACATGGGACAGGCGTTGACGGACCAGCTTTTGGCCAACCTGTCCACAAAGATCATTCATGCCACCGGCGACACAGGGACCGCCGAATGGGCCGCCGAACTGTGTGGTCGCGACTACCGGATGCTCTGCAACATGAGCAACAGCGCCGGCGGTACGACCGATTGGGCAGCCATGGCAGGAATCGGCGGGAACGGCCAGGCGACCTCCGGACTGACCGAATCCCTGCAGTATGAGATTGAACCCCGCGAGTTCGCGTATTTGCGCACCGGCGGTGCGCGCAACTCCTTTCTCGCCGACGCAATTCTCATCCGCAGCGGCGTTCCCTTCACGAGCACCGGCCGGACCTGGCGTCCCATCACCCTCAGCCAGAAGTGA
- a CDS encoding ParB/RepB/Spo0J family partition protein: MSRETIQAIEVSRIISRPQVRREFDDGDLAKFAQSIREVGVQQPIRVRRDGQQYVIVIGERRWRAGKLAGLSSIPAIIDENDLTDTAILQLQLIENLQRADLSPREKAAAIQQLLSETKVTAAEVASKLGLSAATVTKLLSLNKLPESILASVDAGTISLSAAYELSQVADTARQAELAAQVVKGGLTRDALSGKRKATRFPAIESPSPAPSRVTVQLDDERRMVLSGPGLITLEDFIRWLDDARAKARKSLIQSFTLGTFLKMLRDQAAS; this comes from the coding sequence ATGTCGCGTGAAACCATACAAGCCATTGAAGTCAGTCGAATCATCAGTCGTCCCCAGGTTCGCCGTGAGTTCGACGACGGCGATCTGGCCAAGTTTGCCCAAAGCATTCGCGAGGTCGGCGTCCAGCAGCCGATCCGGGTCCGACGTGACGGCCAGCAGTACGTCATCGTCATCGGCGAGCGCCGGTGGCGGGCTGGCAAGCTGGCCGGACTGTCATCCATCCCCGCCATCATCGACGAGAACGACCTGACGGATACGGCGATTTTGCAGCTCCAGTTGATCGAGAACCTGCAGCGCGCCGACCTGTCGCCGCGTGAAAAGGCAGCGGCGATCCAGCAGTTGCTGTCCGAGACGAAAGTCACCGCGGCGGAAGTGGCCTCGAAGCTCGGGCTCTCAGCCGCCACCGTCACCAAGCTGCTTTCACTGAACAAGCTTCCGGAGTCGATCCTCGCCTCGGTCGACGCCGGAACGATCTCGCTTTCGGCGGCCTATGAGTTGTCGCAGGTCGCCGATACCGCTCGTCAGGCCGAACTGGCGGCGCAGGTCGTCAAAGGTGGACTGACCCGCGACGCTCTCTCGGGCAAGCGGAAGGCGACCCGGTTCCCGGCGATCGAATCGCCGTCACCCGCACCGTCGCGGGTCACCGTACAGCTCGATGACGAGCGCAGGATGGTCCTCTCTGGCCCCGGGCTGATCACCCTCGAAGACTTCATCAGGTGGCTGGACGATGCGCGGGCTAAAGCTCGAAAGTCATTAATCCAATCCTTCACCCTCGGCACGTTCCTCAAGATGTTGAGGGACCAGGCTGCGTCCTAA
- a CDS encoding RNA polymerase sigma factor, whose protein sequence is MTTRTCDLETEVSRHLFVIKSAAQSVCRRFFTRNRAEMIEETFSQACLLMLADQGRSRREDATLDQYVYAMVLKAAGEVADRKHDRLMSRLRRLPPVSATSAPVSVDETDSADDALQTPEQVRAALEGLSERLKRPLVMRYYDGMATSQIATALGTTENAVNISMCRGRKVLRGRLRPRGETRPPDIRGCRRA, encoded by the coding sequence ATGACCACCCGTACATGCGATTTGGAAACGGAAGTTTCGCGACACTTGTTCGTGATCAAGAGCGCGGCACAAAGCGTGTGCCGTCGATTCTTCACCCGAAACCGCGCCGAAATGATTGAGGAGACCTTCTCGCAGGCGTGCCTGTTGATGCTCGCCGATCAGGGCAGGAGCCGGCGAGAGGATGCGACGCTTGACCAATACGTCTATGCCATGGTGCTTAAGGCGGCCGGCGAGGTGGCGGATCGCAAGCATGACCGGCTGATGAGTCGTCTTCGGCGATTGCCCCCCGTGTCTGCAACTAGCGCCCCCGTATCCGTCGATGAGACTGATAGTGCCGACGACGCACTGCAAACACCGGAACAGGTTCGTGCCGCCCTGGAGGGTTTGTCCGAGCGACTGAAGCGGCCGCTGGTCATGCGGTACTACGACGGGATGGCAACATCACAGATCGCGACGGCGCTGGGAACGACCGAAAATGCCGTGAACATCAGCATGTGCCGTGGCCGCAAGGTCCTCCGCGGGCGGCTCAGGCCTCGGGGCGAAACCAGACCTCCGGATATCCGTGGCTGCCGCCGGGCATGA